From the Bombus huntii isolate Logan2020A chromosome 4, iyBomHunt1.1, whole genome shotgun sequence genome, the window GCAGGATTGAACAAAAAATTGAGGAATTTATTCCGCAAAGAATTTGGAAGACAGTCACGGTTTTTCAGTTACGATCGAAAAACAAGAGTGGGGCGAGATAAAACATAATCTAAAGCCAAATTAAATTGATTCAAGATATTCAGTCGCGAAAATAAGACGATAGTCTGTGGTGGCGTGCACAATAAAGAAATATCTTGCACGTGACACGCCAGTGACAAAGAATCCCCGCCAGCGGCTACCGAGCGTGGTTTCTTCGCAAGTTCCTGCGAAACTTTCGAGCAAACTTCAGTTTCGCGAATACCGTCATACcagaaaattcgaaattctTAGTCGCCGCGAAATTGCGTCGTTTCTTCCATCCGTTCGGCTTCCGACTTCCAATTTTTTAGGGAAATCGAAACGGCTTTTCGCATCGCACGAGACCGATTCCGATAATAGTCGACCTAAATATTTCGGGTTAGTTTCGAAACAAGTTCCAAGTTAGAAAGTAAGTTTGTTGGGAATCGAAGCACCGGAGGAATCGACCGAGGTAAAGTTGAGCGGAGCAGGTGATTAAAAAGAAATCCAAGTTAAAGTCTTTGGATCAGTGGTGACGTAGAACAGAGCTAGTGGCTACGTTATAGAACGAACGAGGAATTATTCttacttttaatttctttttcttttttttttcttttttttttttttttttttaagagaaaCAAAGATTCGTACTGTTTGTTGCTAAGGTTTAAGACTAGTCGACGAGTTAATTTTAACGAAGAAAGCACGATACATCGATAGGTATCGAGATCACATAGGCAAGAAGATGTACTTTTAAATAAACCGATCCGCTTGAATTGTGCAAGAGACACGAGCGAGCGCAAAACCGTATCTCGTTCACTGACATTTCGATCGCCGCGAGTGCTATTTTTAAATCCACCGCCTCCGCGTTCCCGATTGTCCACTCGTCAGACttgcaaatattcatttacttGTTTCTCGTCGATTAACGAATAAAATGCCAACCGATCGAGCAAAGAATTACAGTTACATGTAACaacgagaaagaaataaaactgCGTCACGTCGTGATAATGCCAAAATTTAAAGGTAAACGAGGTCGGTAGTAAGATCGAGAGACACGGGAAATCGTGTAAGTTGTACGTAGCTTAGCTTCGGACGAGTTGacgttaaaaagaaaagaatctcGAGTGGTTCCTCGTTCGTTGACGCTTCGTTCACGCTGAGAATCGTGTAGCGTAACGTTCGCAGATTTTACGTACAATTCGTGTTCGATCGCCGACTGAAAATAAGCAAACGTGATATTTTCCATTCGACCCAATACGCAATCGAGATCGATAACAATTTGTTTGTCGCATATCTTTGTTTTCCATTCGAAGCGAATATCCGCGATTTTATTATTCCTAAGAATATTCCGCAAACTcttgcaaatttattttaaaacgcCAACTCCATTTCTTCGAATCGCTttaatttttctcttcttcttcttctttctttctttttttttttttttttttttttttttacaaattttacgcttttctgtaattttgtaTCGCCACCGTAAGTCGATCGAACATACTTTTCTTAACGCGACGTCGTTTCAACTTTTCGCTTGAACGTCGTTTCATTCAATTAACGGGACGAAATTTGTGCATCAAGGGAAAAGGATAGGAAAGGTGCGGCACGAGCAAAGTGAAAACGGAAGCTTGATCGAGTTGGAGGCGTGAAACGGAGGGACATCGACTTTAGTTCGCAATCGAGACAGCATCGCAGGACTTTGTACCTGCTGTCGTTAGTGATTACGAGAATTATTTCGCGAGTGCGCTACAAAATGCGTCGCCGCAAAGTCGGCATCGGGACGCTTGCGTCTCTTCTCCGATGCAACGAGCATATCGAGCATGGCCGTAGGTCGAAGGGCAGCTAACTAATCATTTCAAACGTTCGCGTGGTCGACTCAATTAAGTTCGTCCAAGGAGCACGCATCGTGGTTCGTATATgaactttttcttttcaaataaaaagacGCGACGTTCTTCTCTTGGAAAAATCGATCTTTCGGTAGTTACAAAATCATTGTGCTACCTTTAGAAGCGCATTCGATCAGTCGTGGTTCCGTTGAATCGATGTACGCGAATCCATTTGCATGTCATCGCTGGAGATcgcaatttttcttcttttttaatccGGTGAAACAGATATTGCCGCTTCCTTTGGATCATTTTTCACTGTAATGTACTTTTCTATTGTTTCTACGAGAGCTTGTTAAATTCGTCGTAGAATAAggcaaatttatattataaagaatttatattatatttgatatttcattttttttttttttttcttaaagaGGGAAGAATTAGCGGATGACGTAAGATAAGGTAAATTTGTATCGTGAAAtaaggaaattaaaaaatttaatttttttccggttttttttttttgtttttggaAGAGGATCGGTGATAGACGCATGTTATAGCGCGAGTTTCAGTTATCTTTGTATCATTTCAGTTATATTGAAGCAGAACACGCTGGTGTGCCAGTTCGCGTCTCCATTGGATGTTGATACTCATAATAAACCCGAGGTACGTTTAGTTATCACTTAAACGATAAGAGTTCGATGCTTGTCGAGCATTTTTCTTGCGGCGATCTTGCACAGAGTGTCTCAAAGTGGAATCgaacaatttttgtttattgTCTCGACTACTTGAAAGAACAAAAGAACCGTCGTTATCTTCTTTGAAGCTAGACGTTGAAGACGATGGCCGTATATAAAAACGAGCGTGTCCTGCAAACCAAACAGCAGCTCTCCACTGTTTAAAAGTAGAGACTGTCAAACAATCCACTTAAAATAGATCGCAATTGAGTGTAGGAATCAGCGGTATATTCGAAAAGTGCTTTGTAAATGCAGGGTAATGGATCGTTTAGACGACGTCTGTTAAACTTCCTGGTTAcagagaattatttttgtaattgcgTTAAAAATAACTGGACGACGTTGAAAGAtcgatagagagagagagagagagagagagagagagagagagagaaatcaGTTCACCAACGTTAGAGCGCACACTGTAAAAATGCCAATTGCTTTCTTATGTTCTTTAATTTATGCGAAATTAATTTTGAGACACCCTGTATTTTGTAATGAAAGAACACGATCGATAGCCGTTGTAAAGTTTTGCAACTCGATAACGACGtacataaatttaaaagatGTGTTTCTTATCAGGCGGTTGTCTTAGAGGGCAAATACTGGAAGCGAAAACTTGCTGCGGTTACTGCGGAGTACAAGAAATGGCGTATGTTCTATCGGAACAAAATCCTTGGCTGGACGAACAAGGATGGCACCGAGATGGTATTCCTCAATCCACGAGACACAAATTTTCTACGATTAAATTTGCATGAAACTGAGAATTAAATATAGGCGTATTGCTATTGCATTTGcctcgattaatttttcaaatttcaagcAAATGTATTTTTCAATTAGGTCGAGTTTCAAAACGTAGTTCTGTTTCCCTTAGTTTCCTTATCGTGAAATATACTTTAGCTTGCAAAGATGAAAACgttaaatacatttgaattttacaaaatttctaaGAACCACTGGTATTTCTTATTCATAGTAGAAAATGGCGGTATCGTTTCAGATGGAATCGATGGACGTGTTAGATTGGGGCAATGGATTGGGGATCTCGGGCAACTATGGAGTAGGTACAGGCAGCACACACGGTGGGACCAGTGGGACTCCAGGAGGAGAGAGTATGATGGTTGATGAAGATTACATGGAGCTCATGACTGATACGTTATTTTCGACAATCAGTTCAAATCAACCAATATACTTTCCCGATCCGAGAGAAATTGGTAATTcgctaaaaaataaaattatataaaaggaaaataagtgCAAGACCGATAAGGATAGCGGAGATGATAAGAGAATAATACGTGTGTCGATAATTAGAGCGTTGTAATAGGAAGAAGGAACGACAAAAGTTGAAAGAAACAACGCGAACAGTCTAGTTGATGTAGATGTATCGAAACAGATGACACGataaactttattttatacgGTTGCTTGTAATTGTAGCGCGTGGAGCTAGTCTGGCGGATTTTATACAACCCAGCTTGGGACCGCTCCAGCCAAATTTAGATGATTTTATGGACACTCTTGAACCGTTGCAAGGTATCCGATCAACGTGTAATTCACTATATTGTAGGTATGGACGATAACGAATcaataatattcataaatcgtaatcttttagaatttttaaattcgaagttGCCCCCTGTCCCGGAAGAGGACGACATGTTTCGAAATAGTACCTTGAACACGAACTATCCTGATCTCGACTTAATGACGCCTATGAATCAGATAAACGAGCTGAGCCAAGAATCAGCAGCGAAGAACGAGCAAGCTTCACAGCAGCCAGCGTTAGCACAGAACGAACAAGGAGGTACTATACAGAATCTGCAATACActgcaaaaatatatactcAACCTCAGCCAGAGCCAACGAATGCGTTCAGGAATAATATGTGAGCATCGATCGTTCATTACTTAGAATGTTTTACaatgaaattctattttaacTTTTACATGCACGTTATAGAACTCTGAGTGAGAATTATAGTACCATACAACAAAGTTATGAACCCGCTGCAACCAGTCAACCTGTCAGGGAAAAAAGTCGACCAAGTAGAGTTTCTTCGAGGAATAGTCGAGTGATCCAGCAACCTCAACAACAACGGACATCAACGTATCAACGAACAGCGCAACAACAAAATTCAGCGTACCAACAACAACAAGCTTCGCAGCAACAACCTTACGCCATGGAGATCCAATCCGTTCAACTAACACCGGTTCAAAATCAAGTGCAGATGCCAGCGTTGAACGACCAGTCTGCTCATGCGAATCAAATCCCGCCTATCGCTGCTCATGTTCAAAATCTGGTGACGGTACAGCAAACTTTTGGACAAACGAATTCTACAGTGTCGACGCAACACAGGAGCATCAGGCCTCTACCACCGGTCGCGCCGATCTCGTCAAAACCGTACAAAGTCGTTCAACCGCAACAGTGTTATAAGTTTCCCACACTTCCGCAAAACTTTAATGCGCAGCAATGCAAATTCAACACTAATAATTTCAAGGTATTTATTTCACAGATACGACGTGATATGTCTTGTTTCATTGAAACGTGGTGTTCGATTTGAATAATGCATTAACGAGACGGGAGACTGTGATTAGCAATAGAAACAGATTATCGTGATATTTTTCAGACACACCCACCACAACAAGTCGTATCGGTTTCCACGGAGCAACCGTCGCAATCACCGATACTGTTACAGTGCAGACCCTCCGGTTTGGATCTCACCACGCCGACCGTACAACCTACGAAATTGTTACCGCAACCTGCCGCGTCCAATTCGGAGAAAGAGGAAGTTTTTGCCGTACCCAAGGTTCATACACAAGCTACAATAATAccatatgaaatataaatcaattttttctatttccttCTATGATACACGAAGCATAGGAAgttgaagaaatttataatgAAATCACGAAAATGTTTTCTGTTTCAGTATCAGATGAAAGCAAGGAATAGGTCTCGAAGTAGTTCGTCCTTAACCGCATCAAGAATCCATCCGCCACCATTAGTATCAGCGGCGAGCGATCCCGCTCTAAATCTAAATAACAATGTTTTGCTCGCACAGTTACTCACGAATAGTATGTATTTTAAGAAACGTAATCTTTGTACGGCTTTtctctatattttataaatcattTAATGGCGACATGACGCACAAATTATTGAGAAATCGATCACACggtattatatattttgtcgATAAAGAATATTATGAGAGCTTCAATATCGTTACATAGACACATCTGGTGTACACACAATGAATATGACGGCTGATAATGTAATGCCGACAGTGACCCAAACAACTACTACTATGAAACACATCTTACCTATGTTTCCACCTTCAGCTTCGCCTACGCAGGTAACAACTACCCACCATATTACCACGCCGGTCACTGTCCAAACTATGCAAACATCTACGATCCAAGTGCAACCGCAACAAcaggtatattttttattgcatcTTATTTCGAAATCAAAAGTTATTTAAATCAGTGTCATTCAAGAAGAGGGTACTCTctaatattcataaaattgaCCCAACGTTTTTACGCTATAATAGCATACGTAGTAGATGAAACTCTTTAGTTTGAACCACGAGGACTTAAATAATAAGTCACATAaagatattatattacgtaacattAATACCGACGATAATAAATCTTCAgcttgtataatattatatgacgTGTTCAACTGTATGTTGCATATTAGGCAATGCAACAGACTACTTGCAGCCAACAAATGCTATTAAATACAAACACCCAAGCGCATCAGTCACAAAATAGTCCCGGGTCACCAAAGGATAGTTCTAACGCACACAGTCCTCAAGGGTTAAACCTCAGTCCTTTGCACAGTCCGATGAGTATAGGAAGCCCATTGTCACCGAGTAGAGGTTACATAAAAGGTGAATCAGAACGGGGACAATACAAAGAACAAAGACGAGTCGGGCACATTCATGCGGAACAAAAACGtagatataatattaaaaatggaTTTGACATGCTGCACAGTTTGATACCGCAGCTTAATCAAAATCCGAACACGAAGATGAGCAAAGCCGCTATGCTGCAAAAAGGAGCAGATTATATCAGGCAGTTAAGGGCGGAGAGGAATCAGTTGAAGGAGGAGATGGATACTTTAAGACATCAAATCGAGTGCCTTAATACGTCTATTAGGTAAtaaggaaattaaaaaagacaACAGTtaacattatttcttttaaattgttATATAAAACTTATATATTGAACACTTTGTTACAGTAATTGTCAATCCATGCTTCCTGCAACGGGTGCTCCAATTTCTAGACACAGAACTAGTAAAATGAAGGAGATGTTCGATGAGTATGTACGCACGCGTACACGGGagaattggaaattttggaTCGTATCCTTCTTAAAACactttttatgttttttttttctctgttcTCGTTCGTGAACATATGTTATACATTTCCTTAGAAAATGATTAGTTCAGTGTATTGCTTGAGCCTCTAATGATTTCTTTCAATACCTCGGTATCCACCGCGAGTATCGAAGATCTATACAGAAGTACAATATTGTGGGTCGAGCAACATTGCTCACTCGTTGATCTCAGACCAGGTTTGTATCTTTTACGAGAAAACATTAGTAGTGGCATAATaaagtattaatattaataagttaCATTTATAAATACACAGAATTATTAGTcattaatcatttttaattattaatcattCCTTGTCTTCGACTGTAGCCGTTCTGAACTCCCTAAGATATCTGTGTACTGCCACTGATATTCTATCAGATCCTGGTCGCCTGCCCGAAGAAGCACTCGCAGCAGTTAATCGTACGGAACGGCGACGATCAACTCAGTGACCAATTATAATATGCGAATAAGTCGCGAAACGTGATTTGCTTAGACCTTCGAAAGAACGTGCGAAAGAAAAGCAGTTACCGTAGCAGTAAGCCAATTTAGGAGAGAAACTTACGTGAAAATTCTTAAGACGATTCTTTTTTACAGTAGTAGACCTTCAGATTTCCTTTTGCAACGATTGCGGTTGAGAATGGAAAGAACTTAAAGTGCAATTTTTCCCTATCCTTCTCAAAATTGTGACcacgaaatttaataattaactgTTAAAAGAGTATATGAAGATGTACATGAATTTACTCGCAaacatttaacaaaatatatattatgatatacagactgttacaaatttggAACACGTTGAGATTTGAacatcctttttttttatagcgGTTATCGCAATTGTTCATATGTTcgcataaaatattataaaaaatgagaaaggACATTCGTATTTATTAggtaattatattatatgcgTTACGTTTATGTTCACTCAGCATTAAgaaaagaattatatataactttacattttcataaattgcgataacaaatttttgcgataaattcctttcttttttcttctcgatgcttcATTAAATTCATTGTAATACTTGATCATACATAcatgaaaaaaaaggaaggaaaaatgTGTAGAGCAAACCATTCcattatatttttactatGCTTGTTTTTATCTAAATACGTCGTTTATGACAGTGATAAAGAAAAGGAAATCATTATCTTTGGAAattattctctttctttttagatatcgtttcttactatttttaagataaatatattcgtaaaactATATTGCGGACTTAATTATATGTTACACTGttggtatatttttataatagttgaaatataaataactttCGTCAAAAAATCGTTTACTTTTAGAAAGTCTTTTGTTAAGATCGACGAATAAAGAATCATTTATAATTAACGTCaagtaattaattacatttttttatgttacttgaaaatatatacttgAGTATACCTAGATGAAATCGGTGCCATGAAATTATAACAAGAGACTGGAGTAAGAAACAtaaattgttgaaaatatCTGATTAATCTTTTAGCGTGAAAACTGCAGTTTAAAACTAAATATTTTCAAGTTCGATCTTGTATTCTATGATGAATAATACAGCTGTTGATACTTGCATAGTAATACCTTTGAAAGGATAAAAAGTTTATATTGCAGATAATTAAACGCATACGAAGTAAAAAAATGGGTTGCTCACAAATTACAAGATTATTATATACtattaatgttattaaatatGAAGTTTTTAATACGAAATTTCATGTGATAATGTACAAATCATTTATAAAAGAATTGAACCATTAGAGCTTAAGCTATAAAAGACTTCTGcatattgtaatattgttaGCTTTAATATCAATTGTATATAGCAAAATGTTGTAAGCGGTGAACAATCTTTAAGAACTTCTAAGGTTGTTTTAATGATTGTAGAAgtataaattttacattttgcaAATACCtgttcaattaatttttacaatatgcagttgttttttatttaactttacATTGTGTATGTATAagtgataaataatataaagaaatcAACAAAGGGGGATGTTTTTTGTACAATATGTATCATATAATCTTATAAAAATCCATGTATTGTTATTCTGATGATTaccttaaaagaaattaaattttactttttctctCTCCTATGAGCttaacattaaatattattaattttttattcatgttttttttatttctaacattttatttaaaaagaagcattttattatgtaaattctttTCTGGATATTAGTCTGATATCCAGCATTAAGTTTCACTCAAATGTCCATCAAGTGTATTATGTATTAAGGGATTATTACTAAAAACTTAAGTTGGACattgattatataaaaaaatatagttcTTTTCAGTGATTGTATTATTCTTGAAATCTTTTAATCATTAAAGAGGGAATCAAAACTTATATTATTGATGCCCACGTGGAACATTCGTCACAAACTAGATACAAGGACATCTTATTGTTCTCAGACAGAGGAAAAAAGCTAGGTGTTTTTTTACATCGCGCAGAATGGTTATTCACACAGTTATTAATACGATATCCTACTTCCTTTACGCTGATACAATTATTCAATGCAAAATCACAAGATATACAGGTtacattattttgtttttgtgTTAAATTAGATCTCTGACATATAGGACAAATAACTTCTTTGTCTTGTTCATCTGCAGTGAGAGCtagtatttcaatttcttcttgtgtcattttttcatattcttGTAATATCCACTGTTCTATAAATAACAGATAAACATTATAATTTGCTATATAGAGTAACGATTAAAGCTATTAATTTCACCTTCTTCACTgagtatttcattttctaattCTTCTTCTTGATTAAGCAATTCATTAAGAAATGATGTATTGTCAAAGAAAGCCGGATCAAGATCTCTAGTTACGAggttattaaattctttacGTACGATTTCAGTCAACGTATCTTGTACATCTCTCGAATTACTTTCCAAACCAAATCtacgtttattaaataattgtcCACGTTTCTCTCTCATTCTTTCTCGACATctctaaaattaaattttattgcacTGATAAATTTTTGTTGGAATACGACACAATTGACAAAGCATTATATTGGATTacatatgaattttattaatcttaaatttaCAGAATTACAAATTCGAGAATATCAGATGGCTAACCTCTCGCAACACCTCTTGCAATTTCGGAGAACTGTGTCTAAGTTTATTAGCACTGTtcctaatttttaattttatactcATGGTTGGACTTCGATTCTCCATGTCTttcttatataattaaatactaTTTTATAGTGAAATTATACGAAAACAGGCAATACAAAACAACACAGAGTAGATTGACGTTTACAAAATCGCTACTACTCTCAATGAAGCATGATAAAAAGTTCATTCGAGTGTTACGCATGCGCAgatgaaaattctatttatgtttataacatatttatgtatacgtttacataattatgtaaacgtttaattaatgcgaaaattatattacagaGGAAATGAAGGTAGACAATTTTTAAACGACAATGATTgataatttattgtaatatccAATGACGAAAGTGGAATACAATTTTACCAGCCAGGCTTTCTATCCGAAATTGAAGTCATTTTCcattgatattaatttaaaaaatcatgaGCCAACagtatatgaaataattattccaattaGAGTAAGGTCgcataatataaaacaatgaCTCTCGATTAGTTATTACAATGTGTCATTTAAGTTATgctaaaaaaaatataattcttgtTACCAGTGACAATAATTCACCCATATAAGTAAAATATCATTTCGCAATCCTTATGcctaagaatatatatatatatatatatatatatatatatatatatatatatttatgtatatcttAAACATTTATGCAtcgtatacatacatataaaggGTATTTCGCGAGTAACTTTACAAGTTAGTCTGACACGACTTATATTCTGtttctgaaaataaataacattctCAACATTCGTAAAACAATCTCTAAAATTTTGTCCGTATTGAACTAATAATGCAAAAAACGATCGAGATCTACGAACCTAGAATAAATCTATCTTCATAACACCTTTCTGTTACAACTTCTAACAATTCGTCGACAATCCAGAAagttatatatttctgaaacaccctatatatacatatacacagttatatgtacatacgtatatatacatatacacgaTCACTCTGTTACA encodes:
- the LOC126864758 gene encoding RPA-interacting protein; its protein translation is MENRSPTMSIKLKIRNSANKLRHSSPKLQEVLRERCRERMREKRGQLFNKRRFGLESNSRDVQDTLTEIVRKEFNNLVTRDLDPAFFDNTSFLNELLNQEEELENEILSEEEQWILQEYEKMTQEEIEILALTADEQDKEVICPICQRSNLTQKQNNVTCISCDFALNNCISVKEVGYRINNCVNNHSARCKKTPSFFPLSENNKMSLYLVCDECSTWASII